The Methylomusa anaerophila genome has a segment encoding these proteins:
- a CDS encoding beta-ketoacyl synthase N-terminal-like domain-containing protein: MQNTIVLDANHPLVKNHQINGLTLLPGLAYIDMLYQLLCQAGHDFTRLELRNLTIYNPLAINDEQSIILNILCCETGEGCWQIRIEGQKQSSGAQPVDKELYITAEMYLREPVMYDEKLNLSQIKEIAQNTISLDKVYEHCRRERLVHTGFMKAEGVVYDIATAAIVDIAIGRDALASKEEVMFHPVLIDGSAIGAWEKVASPETEEQKLYLPLYYESFRASALMQERCVARLKMDSFRQNKELVYITLEFFNTQGEKIAELKNFAAKLIRDTSAIGLKQQYPLLSTVQPNMEIKTGIGTYANLEAMEKLLEELFAAKLQRPIKDIKSDAGFYEMGMNSVRLLQMATELEERLAIKFAPTLLFEYSTIAELASYLIKNYQDQMKQFISTEQTTVADDKMANYNFNEDVVKVRCTETAINNNTEIAIIGIAGQYPGAKNIDDFWCNLRDGKDCITEIPPERWEHSKYYDTDKSKPEKTYCKWGGFLKGVDEFEPLFFHISPKEAEVMDPQERLFLENVWNLFENAGYTRMTLQQQYQGRIGVYVGAMYQQYHAFESDIMTKSLISLSSYSSIANRVSFYFNFQGPSIAVDTACSSSTVAIHMACESLLRGECKLAVAGGVNLSIHPQKYLGLSQLQILGSSINSRSFSNGDGYLPAEGVGAVLLKPLWQAIQDKDRILAVIKSTTSNHGGHSSGYNVPNLNAQVQLIEDNFKKSGIDPKTISYVEAATNGSQIGDAIEVAALTKVFQKYTNEQQFCGIGSVKSNIGHAEAASGISQLTKVVLQLQHKQLVPLIIAADLNPNIDFKNSPFYLQQKLQEWKRPVIVVNGENQECKRQATVSSFGMGGTNAHIIVEEYVPDNQEQNIVGTMQPQIIIFSAKSQERLGAVVRQMLMFVKFSSECLLTDIAYTLQVGREPMEYRMAMLVGTQQDLIHGLEEYLRIAVLNGNFDEALVPIFTGNLETEQSDISKLLFGETGKILAQKLLQEHDYKKLAIYWVQGGGVNWELLHEGQNAKRIPLPTYPFAKEKYWVSTGQTEECGSTLNQLVTMNAEFICQNEIEDSIQQYISQFLAKELKIVQQQIRLDKNIQQYGVDSIILTKLIRDIEHCFTTTITRREIIEYRTIKSLAAYLAQKIKSGVQQCGTPTANIISETTQETEAVTNEQVVGVLEQFVQGNISVKQARILLEGGEKV; encoded by the coding sequence ATGCAAAATACAATTGTTTTGGATGCCAATCATCCCCTGGTTAAGAATCATCAGATTAATGGATTAACGTTATTACCGGGGCTGGCATATATTGATATGTTATATCAGCTATTGTGCCAAGCAGGCCATGATTTTACCAGACTTGAACTACGCAATCTAACAATTTATAATCCGCTGGCCATAAACGATGAACAGAGTATTATACTCAACATTTTGTGTTGTGAAACAGGTGAAGGCTGTTGGCAGATCAGGATTGAAGGTCAAAAACAGTCCAGTGGAGCGCAACCAGTAGATAAAGAACTATACATTACCGCCGAGATGTATCTCAGAGAGCCTGTGATGTATGATGAAAAACTAAATCTTAGTCAAATAAAAGAAATCGCCCAGAACACTATCAGCTTAGATAAAGTTTATGAGCACTGCCGGCGTGAGAGGCTTGTTCATACCGGATTTATGAAAGCGGAAGGAGTGGTATATGATATAGCTACAGCGGCAATTGTTGATATTGCCATCGGACGGGATGCCCTCGCCAGCAAAGAAGAGGTAATGTTTCACCCGGTTTTAATTGACGGCAGTGCAATAGGCGCTTGGGAAAAAGTTGCCAGTCCGGAAACCGAGGAGCAAAAGTTATATCTACCTTTGTATTATGAATCATTTCGTGCTTCGGCTCTCATGCAAGAACGATGCGTAGCTAGACTAAAGATGGATTCTTTTCGGCAGAATAAAGAGCTCGTTTATATAACTTTAGAATTTTTTAATACACAAGGGGAAAAAATCGCCGAATTAAAAAACTTTGCTGCAAAATTAATTCGTGATACTAGTGCAATAGGTCTAAAACAACAATATCCACTATTATCTACTGTACAACCCAATATGGAGATAAAGACAGGGATAGGGACTTACGCTAACCTAGAAGCAATGGAAAAGTTATTGGAAGAACTATTTGCTGCTAAATTACAGCGACCAATAAAAGATATCAAATCTGATGCCGGATTTTATGAAATGGGAATGAATTCAGTCCGGTTATTACAAATGGCAACTGAGCTTGAAGAAAGATTGGCAATCAAATTTGCACCCACATTATTATTTGAATATTCAACAATTGCTGAATTGGCTTCTTACCTAATTAAAAACTATCAAGACCAAATGAAGCAGTTTATTTCTACAGAACAAACCACTGTTGCTGATGATAAAATGGCAAACTACAACTTTAATGAAGACGTAGTAAAAGTAAGATGCACAGAAACAGCTATTAATAACAATACAGAAATTGCCATTATTGGTATTGCTGGACAATATCCTGGGGCAAAAAATATTGACGATTTTTGGTGCAACCTGCGTGATGGTAAGGATTGTATTACAGAAATCCCTCCAGAACGTTGGGAACATAGCAAATATTATGATACAGACAAAAGTAAGCCGGAAAAAACTTATTGTAAGTGGGGTGGTTTTTTAAAAGGGGTGGATGAATTTGAACCACTATTCTTCCATATTTCGCCTAAAGAAGCCGAAGTCATGGATCCGCAGGAACGACTTTTTTTGGAAAATGTTTGGAATCTATTTGAAAATGCAGGTTACACAAGGATGACTTTGCAGCAACAGTACCAAGGCCGGATTGGTGTATATGTTGGTGCAATGTATCAACAATATCATGCGTTTGAATCAGATATAATGACAAAATCGCTAATATCCTTGTCTTCTTACAGCTCTATTGCCAATAGAGTTTCTTTTTATTTTAATTTTCAAGGTCCGAGTATTGCTGTAGATACTGCCTGCTCTTCCTCGACAGTTGCAATTCATATGGCTTGTGAAAGCTTATTAAGAGGAGAGTGTAAGTTAGCTGTTGCCGGGGGAGTAAATCTTTCGATACATCCGCAAAAGTATTTGGGACTAAGTCAACTGCAAATATTAGGGAGTAGTATTAATAGCAGAAGTTTCAGCAATGGTGATGGATATCTTCCGGCAGAAGGGGTAGGCGCTGTATTACTGAAACCACTTTGGCAGGCTATCCAGGATAAAGATAGAATTCTCGCTGTGATAAAATCAACAACAAGCAATCATGGCGGACATTCAAGTGGATATAATGTTCCCAATCTTAATGCCCAAGTACAACTGATTGAAGATAATTTTAAGAAATCTGGGATTGATCCCAAAACCATCAGTTATGTGGAAGCTGCCACTAACGGGTCGCAAATAGGGGATGCTATTGAGGTTGCTGCGTTAACGAAAGTATTTCAAAAGTATACTAACGAACAGCAGTTTTGTGGGATTGGATCGGTAAAATCTAACATCGGCCACGCTGAAGCCGCCTCAGGTATTTCGCAATTAACTAAAGTGGTATTGCAGTTACAACATAAGCAATTAGTACCATTAATTATAGCGGCGGACTTAAATCCTAATATTGATTTTAAAAATTCACCATTTTATTTGCAGCAAAAACTCCAGGAGTGGAAACGCCCGGTGATAGTGGTTAATGGGGAAAATCAAGAATGTAAACGCCAGGCGACAGTAAGCTCATTTGGAATGGGGGGAACGAACGCTCATATAATTGTGGAAGAATATGTCCCGGATAACCAAGAACAAAATATAGTCGGCACTATGCAACCTCAAATCATAATTTTTTCCGCTAAAAGTCAGGAGCGGTTAGGGGCTGTTGTCCGTCAGATGCTTATGTTCGTGAAATTTTCCAGTGAATGTCTTTTAACAGATATTGCATATACTCTCCAGGTAGGGCGTGAACCCATGGAATATCGGATGGCGATGCTTGTCGGTACTCAGCAAGACCTAATCCATGGATTAGAAGAATATTTAAGAATAGCGGTACTGAACGGTAATTTCGATGAAGCGTTGGTACCGATTTTTACGGGAAACTTAGAAACAGAACAATCCGATATCAGCAAATTGTTGTTTGGTGAAACAGGAAAAATATTGGCACAAAAATTATTGCAAGAACATGACTACAAAAAACTTGCAATTTATTGGGTTCAAGGTGGTGGTGTTAATTGGGAATTGCTGCATGAAGGGCAAAATGCTAAAAGAATTCCTCTGCCCACTTACCCATTTGCCAAAGAAAAATATTGGGTTTCAACTGGCCAAACGGAAGAATGCGGTAGTACGTTAAATCAACTTGTCACAATGAATGCAGAATTTATTTGCCAAAATGAAATAGAGGATAGTATTCAGCAATACATTAGCCAATTTCTAGCGAAAGAGCTAAAAATCGTCCAGCAACAAATTAGATTAGATAAAAACATCCAACAGTATGGGGTAGATTCTATTATTCTCACGAAACTTATTCGTGATATTGAGCATTGTTTTACCACTACCATTACAAGACGGGAAATAATTGAATACCGGACGATAAAATCTTTAGCAGCTTATCTAGCACAAAAAATTAAGTCAGGAGTTCAACAATGCGGAACACCAACTGCAAACATAATATCGGAAACAACTCAAGAAACAGAAGCAGTAACAAACGAACAAGTTGTTGGTGTTCTAGAACAATTTGTACAAGGAAACATTAGCGTAAAGCAAGCGCGAATTTTATTAGAAGGAGGAGAGAAAGTATGA